The following coding sequences are from one Tubulanus polymorphus chromosome 12, tnTubPoly1.2, whole genome shotgun sequence window:
- the LOC141914193 gene encoding 77 kDa echinoderm microtubule-associated protein-like, whose translation MDYRPASVISSNAITLQEVLDCETESEAMQTTVNHRVPSSKFTNAVRGLNSSLTSSAMQQQQQQQQQQPNTASSALNASIKEVQKRAQRLRAYRYPQNKETTGNQPSGPGRGLTQDSLLLKSDTTIAPDQELMHLLIKPMKDCSRQRLRSIHMGLRKYGNMDCRISSKDISLVMQENGLKLSSRVFQMLVEKFEDQLGVDYEKLWKTLVYAQSKTGRDSVEALNTDNANDTSNTSVLPPEARDQDLIFRVECELARSRLQPDLNELRRILQIMDKQKTGQLEQQKIIELFNTDDMPIYGALLTSLLRRCDDEANGKVSWPEMLSFLEKAQETFLESLPPDEKPEFFKLQEPWCKRDNSFGSLDTEKERTLSNLRKVVMAYFKTAESIEVRWAKLTQGQIKISVNKTKELLAEYSEPGAQMTEATPVSANAPINTQNSLTVPPVSKEQKSVAPTKTGFFSSVRGLLRNAGKKKGEQKQSSIPLIQVDKHNDVIHEDTGEMIPAQGRGGGVSVKDKPLGEHPVKHSDANNTISVDIGGKKQLLFLPDNLKLAGLNSDPPRERLQLDWVYGYRGNDCRSNIFVLGSGEIAYYIANIVVIYKIEERQQRHYKAHSSEIKSMAVHSDGVTIATGQSCLENDKKIEYLRYVYAYLLTQAEVRVWRCDTMQTLHVLGCKYFQKSVIALAFAKNKDYLVAVDSSEEHTMSVWDTLRGKMITSVQVGTPVVCDIKFNPRNADLIVTIGLEHLVWWKFIPDSASLHLQAKADYQSHLRAKYINTMIHNDRGDLITGDSNGTIYIWGYSTNKVVNLVKHAHEGPVFSLLLIKNVLLTGGRDNKVRSWIWDRYMDSVGILKIPAHEGGVRMLKLYKDMLLMGTTTNSILTANINTQYFPLQDVQLNPGSLTQSHYDDLRGLTSIQLDSNTSLFLTAGYDSSLCLFDASRHVALWKHVMTGAPALCVDATSTGSLIAVGTKDGNSYSMELNVYRTDTCELVKLEGSKNTKWASNNCRLAYNVSGIWSSKPAKEGDVTTLSVSHNNKLIAMGNSNGYVSLYKHPCVGKGVFCHTYKGPCFLQNSCFTRDSRYIITVGGVDTCIMQWMLV comes from the exons GAAGTTCTAGATTGCGAAACGGAAAGCGAAGCCATGCAGACTACTGTCAACCATAGAGTACCGAGCAGTAAATTCACGAACGCTGTTCGCGGACTGAATTCATCTCTTACTTCGTCGGcgatgcagcagcagcagcagcaacagcagcagcagccgaaCACGGCGAGCAGCGCCTTGAACGCCTCGATCAAAGAGGTG CAAAAAAGAGCCCAGCGCCTGCGGGCTTATCGGTATCCGCAAAACAAAGAGACAACTGGAAATCAACCTAGCGGACCGG GACGCGGCCTGACGCAGGACAGCCTTCTGCTCAAATCGGACACGACGATCGCGCCCGATCAGGAGCTGATGCATCTGCTGATCAAACCGATGAAAGATTGCAGCCGCCAACGACTGAGGTCGATTCACATGGGCCTTCGAAAATACGGCAACATGGACTGCCGCATATCGTCGAAAGACATCTCGCTTGTCATGCAG GAAAATGGTTTGAAGCTATCGTCGCGCGTGTTCCAGATGTTGGTAGAAAAATTCGAAGACCAACTCGGCGTCGACTACGAGAAACTGTGGAAAACATTGGTCTATGCTCAGTCGAAAACAG gccGTGACAGCGTCGAGGCGCTGAACACCGACAACGCCAACGACACTTCGAACACTTCCGTCTTGCCGCCTGAAGCACGTGATCAGGATCTGATTTTTAGGGTCGAGTGCGAGCTGGCGCGCTCCAGGCTGCAGCCCGATCTGAACGAATTACGCCGTATATTGCag ATTATGGACAAGCAGAAAACCGGCCAGTTAGAACAGCAGAAAATCATCGAACTATTCAACACGGATGACATGCCCATCTACGGTGCCTTGTTGACGAGTCTGTTGAGACGATGCGACGACGAAGCGAACGGGAAGGTCAG ctGGCCGGAGATGCTCAGTTTTCTCGAAAAAGCCCAGGAAACGTTTCTGGAGAGTTTGCCGCCCGACGAAAAACCCGAATTCTTCAAACTGCAAGAGCCTTGGTGTAAACGAGATAACAGCTTCGGTTCCCTCGACACGGAAAAAGAGCGCACCCTCTCCAACCTCAGGAAGGTAGTGATGGCTTATTTTAAGACTGCCGAAAGTATTGAAGTCCGTTGGGCC AAACTGACGCAGGGACAGATAAAGATATCAGTCAATAAAACCAAAGAGCTATTGGCCGAATACTCGGAACCCGGTGCGC AAATGACAGAAGCCACGCCTGTTTCGGCTAACGCACCTATCAATACGCAGAATTCATTAACCGTACCTCCCGTTTCGAAAG aacAAAAATCAGTTGCTCCGACGAAAACGGGATTTTTTAGTTCAGTCAGGGGTTTACTTCGAAATG cCGGTAAAAAGAAAGGCGAACAAAAACAATCTTCGATTCCACTTATACAAGTCGATAAACACAATGACGTCATACACGAGGATACTGGCG AGATGATTCCAGCGCAGGGACGCGGCGGCGGTGTGAGCGTCAAAGATAAGCCACTCGGAGAACATCCCGTCAAGCATTCCGACGCGAACAACACGATCTCTGTCGATATCGGTGGTAAAAAGCAGCTGCTTTTCTTACCGGACAACCTCAAACTAGCAG GTCTGAACAGTGACCCACCCCGTGAACGGTTACAACTGGATTGGGTGTACGGTTATCGAGGCAACGACTGTCGCAGTAACATATTCGTTTTGGGCAGCGGCGAGATCGCCTATTACATCGCGAACATCGTCGTTATTTATAAAATCGAAGAACGACAGCAGCGACACTACAAGGCCCACAGCAGCGAGATAAAAAG CATGGCTGTGCATTCTGATGGGGTAACTATAGCGACTGGCCAATCCTGTTTGGAGAACGACAAAAAGATTGAG TATTTGAGATATGTTTATGCTTACCTCCTCACCCAGGCTGAGGTCAGAGTATGGCGCTGTGATACTATGCAGACTCTGCATGTTCTCGGGTGTAAATATTTCCAGAAGTCTGTGATAGCTTTGGCCTTCGCCAAAAACAAG GATTATTTGGTCGCGGTCGACAGTAGTGAAGAGCACACGATGTCAGTGTGGGACACGTTGAGAGGGAAGATGATAACAAGCGTTCAG GTCGGGACGCCCGTAGTTTGTGACATCAAATTCAACCCGAGAAACGCGGACCTCATCGTCACAATCGGCCTTGAACATCTGGTCTGGTGGAAGTTCATCCCGGACAGCGCTTCGTTGCACCTCCAAGCAAAAGCTGACTATCAG agcCATTTACGGGCGAAATACATAAACACGATGATACACAACGATCGCGGTGATTTGATTACGGGTGATTCTAACGGTACTATTTACATATGGGGTTACAGCACGAACAAAGTTGTCAATCTCGTTAAACACGCGCACGAG ggtCCGGTATTTTCGCTACTGTTGATTAAGAATGTTCTGCTCACTGGTGGCCGTGATAACAAAGTGCGCAGTTGGATTTGGGATCGGTACATGGACTCGGTCGGTATACTGAAA ATTCCAGCTCACGAAGGCGGTGTTCGAATGCTCAAACTTTACAAAGACATGCTACTAATGGGCACTACCACCAACAGTATCTTGACCGCCAACATCAACACTCAATACTTCCCGTTACAGGACGTGCAGCTCAACCCAGGCTCGCTGACGCAG AGCCATTACGATGATTTGCGCGGTTTGACTAGTATTCAACTCGACTCGAATACCTCGCTGTTCCTGACGGCCGGATACGACAGTTCGCTGTGTCTGTTCGATGCGTCGCGACACGTAGCCCTTTGGAAACACGTGATGACG GGAGCCCCGGCTTTGTGCGTGGATGCGACTAGTACTGGTTCATTGATAGCGGTCGGTACCAAGGATGGCAA ctcgtacagtatGGAACTCAATGTCT ATCGTACGGATACGTGTGAACTGGTGAAACTCGAAGGTAGTAAGAATACGAAATGGGCTTCAAATAATTGCAGATTGGCTTATAACGTATCAG GTATCTGGAGCAGTAAACCGGCGAAGGAAGGCGATGTGACCACACTGTCGGTCAGTCACAACAATAAGCTGATAGCGATGGGCAATTCAAACGGTTACGTCAGTTTATACAAACATCCTTGCGTAGGAAAAGGG